The following nucleotide sequence is from Psychroflexus torquis ATCC 700755.
CACGTCAATTGCTTTGGTATTACGAGTATCTGGGCAGTTCTCCTTAAAGGTGACGCCTAATACTAAAGCCTTTCCGTTTTTTATTTTTGTTTCTTTATTGAGCATTAATTTTATAACCTCACTGGCTACATATTTCCCCATCCCATCGTTTATTCGACGACCAGATAAAATAATTTCAGGATTATAGCCTACTTCCAAAGCCTTTTGAGCTAGATAATATGGATCTACACCTATACAATGTCCACCTACTAAACCAGGAGAAAACTTTATAAAGTTCCATTTGGTCGCTGCAGCCTCTAGCACATCGTTAGTATCTATATCCAGTAGTCTAAAAATTTTCGACAATTCGTTTACAAAAGCAATATTGATGTCTCTTTGCGAATTTTCAATCACTTTGGCAGCTTCCGCTACTTTTATGCTAGTGGCTAAATGAGTTCCTGCTGTAATAATCGAAGCATATAAATCGTCTACTCTTTTTGCAATTTCTGGAGTAGACCCTGAGGTGACCTTCAGTATAGTAGTAATTGTATGTTCTTTATCTCCTGGATTAATTCTTTCAGGAGAATAGCCTGCAAAAAAGTCTTTGTTGAAGGTCTTACCAGAAAATTGTTCCAAAACAGGAACGCAGACTTCCTCCGTTACTCCCGGATATACTGTAGACTCATAAATAACAATATCACCATCTTTAAGAATGCCCCCAATGGTTTCGCTGGCTTTTATTAAAGGGGTTAAAACTGGTTGCCTGTTTTTGTCTGTTGGAGTGGGCACAGTTACAATAAATATGGTCGCTTCTTTCATGTCATTCGACTCTGTAGACAACTTCATGACAGGAGAATCGTTGTTAGTTAGCGCCTCCTTTAAATCCTTATCTGAAACTTCTAAGGTATGATCGGTGCCGCTATTTAATTCATCTACTCGAGATTGATTTATATCAAAACCCACCACAGGATATTTTTTAGCAAAAGCCACAGCTAGGGGGAGTCCTACATATCCTAAGCCAATAATTGCAATTTTTGGATAACTCATAATTAGTTTTTTATCAATAATTTAAATATATTTAGTAATTCTTAATTTAGCCTTTTATTGTAAGTTTTTCATTTCAAAATAATCGTTTTTGCTTTTTCCACACTTATGCTTACTCTGAATGTAACGGTTTACGAGGTGTGAGTTTTCAACCTTATTTCACCATGTCTGTCTTCAAGGAATCTATCAAAATAAATTACTTCTTCTGGGGTTTCCATCGATTTTTCTGAATTACCAATAGGGTGAAACATACTTGCTGATTCTTGGTTCAAAGCTTTTACTCTTACATTTAACAAATCGCTAATTCCCACTCTATAAGATCTTTGTGTTTTTTGAAAAGAAATCAAATTATCTACTTGATTATTTTTGTCTTCAGCTAAGTAGGTTAATCGCTTCATGCTAATACAAGACATAAGTGATAATAAGTAAGACAGTTAGTAAAGGATTGAATTTCATTCAATGGTCAATTATTAATGGCAAATATAGTTTTTGATTTATAAACTGAAACCTAATATCTTATTTTATATGTGATCAATATATTGAAATCGGATCTAGTGTATATTATG
It contains:
- a CDS encoding nucleotide sugar dehydrogenase; this encodes MSYPKIAIIGLGYVGLPLAVAFAKKYPVVGFDINQSRVDELNSGTDHTLEVSDKDLKEALTNNDSPVMKLSTESNDMKEATIFIVTVPTPTDKNRQPVLTPLIKASETIGGILKDGDIVIYESTVYPGVTEEVCVPVLEQFSGKTFNKDFFAGYSPERINPGDKEHTITTILKVTSGSTPEIAKRVDDLYASIITAGTHLATSIKVAEAAKVIENSQRDINIAFVNELSKIFRLLDIDTNDVLEAAATKWNFIKFSPGLVGGHCIGVDPYYLAQKALEVGYNPEIILSGRRINDGMGKYVASEVIKLMLNKETKIKNGKALVLGVTFKENCPDTRNTKAIDVIEELKKYNMDVDVCDPWADKQEVKTLFDIDLLRCEDLKLTYDTIILAVSHNEFLNLDFEALKNENAVIFDVKSFLPTDKIDGRL